One region of Quercus lobata isolate SW786 chromosome 2, ValleyOak3.0 Primary Assembly, whole genome shotgun sequence genomic DNA includes:
- the LOC115976510 gene encoding glucose-6-phosphate 1-dehydrogenase 6, cytoplasmic has product MESGCWHVEKRVGLKSDSFRKDNENVLETGCLSIVVLGASGDLAKKKTFPALFNLFRQGFLQPDEVHIFGYARTKISDDELRNRIRGYLINDKNASPEHVEKLSKFLELIKYVSGSYDSEEGFRLLDKEISEHELSKNSVEGTSRRLFYLALPPSVYPSVCKMIRNFSMNKSDLGGWTRIVVEKPFGKDLESAEQLSTQIGELFEEPQIYRIDHYLGKELVQNLLVLRFANRFFLPLWNRDNIDNVQIVFREDFGTDGRGGYFDEYGIIRDIIQNHLLQVFCLVAMEKPVSLKPEYIRDEKVKVLQSVLPIKDEEVVLGQYEGYTDDPTVPDQSNTPTFATVVLRIHNERWEGVPFVLKAGKALNSRKAEIRVQFKDVPGDIFKCKKQGRNEFVIRLQPSEAMYMKLTVKQPGLEMSTAQSELDLSYGQRYQGVTIPEAYERLILDTIRGDQQHFVRRDELKAAWEIFTPLLHRIDDGKMKPLPYQPGSRGPAEADKLLAKAGYVQTHGYIWIPPTL; this is encoded by the exons ATGGAATCAGGATGTTGGCACGTTGAGAAAAGAGTTGGTTTAAAAAGCGATTCGTTCCGGAAAGACAATGAGAATGTCCTTGAAACTGGGTGTCTCTCAATTGTTGTGCTTGGTGCTTCTGGCGATCTTGCCAAGAAGAAGACTTTTCCGGCACTCTTCAACCTTTTTCGACAG GGATTTCTACAACCTGATGAGGTTCACATTTTTGGCTACGCAAGGACTAAGATTTCAGATGATGAGTTAAGAAACCGCATACGGGG ATATCTTATTAATGACAAAAATGCTTCACCAGAGCACGTGGAGAAATTATCCAAGTTTCTAGAACTG atCAAATATGTAAGTGGTTCTTATGATTCTGAGGAGGGCTTCCGGCTGTTGGATAAGGAAATTTCAGAGcatgaattatcaaaaaatagtGTGGAGGGAACATCTCGGAGACTCTTTTATCTTGCACTTCCTCCATCAGTTTATCCATCTGTCTGCAAGATGATAAGGAATTTCAGCATGAATAAAT CTGATCTTGGTGGATGGACACGGATTGTTGTTGAGAAACCTTTTGGCAAAGATTTGGAATCTGCAGAGCAACTCAGCACCCAGATTGGAGAGTTGTTTGAAGAACCACAAATTTACCGTATTGATCACTATCTGGGAAAGGAATTGGTGCAGAATCTg TTGGTTCTTCGTTTTGCAAATCGCTTCTTCTTGCCCCTTTGGAATCGTGACAACATTGACAATGTACAG ATTGTGTTTAGGGAGGATTTTGGGACTGATGGTCGTGGTggatattttgatgaatatgg AATTATTCGCGATATCATTCAAAATCATCTCTTGCAG GTTTTTTGCCTGGTTGCTATGGAAAAGCCTGTTTCTCTCAAACCTGAGTACATCCGGGATGAGAAAGTGAAG GTTCTTCAATCAGTTCTTCCAATTAAAGATGAAGAGGTTGTTCTTGGGCAATATGAAGGCTATACGGATGATCCAACAGTTCCTGATCAGTCAAACACTCCAACTTTTGCAACTGTAGTTCTGAGAATACATAATGAAAGATGGGAAG GTGTCCCGTTTGTACTTAAGGCTGGGAAAGCATTGAATTCGAGAAAGGCAGAAATAAGAGTTCAATTTAAGGATGTTCCTGGTGATATATTCAAAT GTAAAAAACAAGGGAGAAATGAGTTTGTAATACGCCTTCAACCCTCAGAAGCCATGTACATGAAGCTTACG GTCAAGCAGCCTGGACTGGAGATGTCTACTGCCCAAAGTGAATTAGACTTGTCATATGGGCAACGTTATCAAGGGGTTACAATCCCAGAAGCTTATGAGCGTTTAATTCTTGACAC AATAAGAGGTGATCAGCAGCATTTTGTTCGCAGAGATGAGTTGAAG GCGGCCTGGGAGATCTTCACACCTCTTCTGCACAGAATTGACGATGGTAAAATGAAGCCACTTCCATACCAACCAGGCAGCCGAGGTCCTGCAGAAGCAGACAAACTGCTAGCAAAAGCTGGTTATGTTCAAACAcatggttatatatggatcccTCCCACCTTGTAG